One stretch of Microvirga lotononidis DNA includes these proteins:
- a CDS encoding amino acid ABC transporter ATP-binding protein produces MIDVHKWYGEFHVLRDINLNVRRGERIVICGPSGSGKSTMIRCINRLEEHQKGRIIVDGTELTNDLKRIDEVRRDVGMVFQHFNLFPHLTILENCTLAPIWVKKMPKKEAEEVAMHYLKRVKIPEQANKYPGQLSGGQQQRVAIARSLCMSPKIMLFDEPTSALDPEMVKEVLDTMVGLADEGMTMLCVTHEMGFARQVADRVIFMDYGQIVEMNTPDEFFKNPQHERTRLFLSQILH; encoded by the coding sequence ATGATCGACGTGCATAAATGGTACGGCGAGTTTCACGTCCTGCGGGATATCAACCTGAACGTGCGCCGTGGCGAACGCATCGTGATCTGCGGACCATCCGGCTCCGGCAAGTCCACGATGATCCGCTGCATCAACCGCCTGGAGGAGCACCAGAAGGGCCGCATCATCGTGGACGGGACCGAGCTGACCAACGATCTCAAGCGCATCGACGAGGTGCGCCGCGACGTCGGCATGGTTTTTCAGCACTTCAACCTGTTCCCGCACCTGACGATCCTCGAGAACTGCACGCTGGCTCCGATCTGGGTGAAGAAGATGCCCAAGAAGGAGGCGGAAGAGGTGGCCATGCATTACCTGAAGCGGGTCAAGATCCCCGAGCAGGCGAACAAGTATCCGGGTCAGCTCTCCGGCGGTCAGCAGCAGCGCGTGGCCATCGCCCGTTCGCTCTGCATGAGCCCCAAGATCATGCTGTTCGACGAGCCGACGTCGGCGCTCGATCCGGAAATGGTGAAGGAGGTGCTCGACACCATGGTGGGTCTCGCCGACGAGGGCATGACCATGCTCTGCGTCACCCACGAAATGGGCTTCGCCCGCCAAGTTGCCGATCGGGTGATCTTCATGGATTACGGACAGATCGTGGAGATGAACACGCCTGATGAGTTCTTCAAGAACCCGCAGCACGAGCGCACCAGGCTCTTCCTGTCCCAGATCCTGCACTGA
- a CDS encoding glutathione S-transferase family protein has translation MPSRFELHGFAYSGPTYKVALALSLMGEPFDYVHVNMMGGEHKQPSYLSRQRYGQVPLLVDRNNGRQLCQSAAILEYLADMTGRFGGADLDERLQAREWLYWDFDRLASPLYKVRVVKAGFRQAAPEVVEDCLNAARNALGVLDAHLAGRAWLVGEGATIADIDIYGVVTFSDQAGIDLTGYPQVEAWVRRVEALPGFEVRTDLLPMESRVAA, from the coding sequence ATGCCGTCACGGTTCGAACTGCATGGGTTCGCCTATTCGGGGCCGACCTACAAGGTCGCTCTCGCCCTCTCGCTCATGGGTGAACCCTTCGATTACGTGCATGTGAACATGATGGGCGGCGAGCACAAGCAGCCGTCCTATCTTTCCAGGCAGCGCTATGGACAGGTGCCCCTGCTGGTCGATCGCAATAATGGCCGGCAGCTGTGCCAGTCGGCGGCGATCCTGGAATATCTCGCCGACATGACCGGCCGGTTCGGCGGCGCTGATCTCGACGAGCGCCTCCAGGCGCGCGAATGGCTCTATTGGGATTTCGATCGCCTCGCATCTCCCCTTTACAAGGTCCGCGTGGTCAAGGCCGGTTTCCGTCAGGCTGCTCCCGAAGTCGTGGAGGACTGCCTCAATGCCGCCAGGAACGCCCTCGGGGTTCTGGACGCCCATCTCGCGGGACGCGCGTGGCTGGTCGGGGAGGGGGCGACCATTGCCGATATCGACATCTACGGGGTCGTGACTTTCTCCGATCAGGCGGGAATCGATCTCACCGGCTATCCGCAGGTGGAAGCATGGGTGAGGCGCGTCGAGGCGTTGCCTGGCTTCGAGGTTCGGACGGACCTGTTGCCGATGGAATCCAGGGTGGCCGCATGA
- a CDS encoding DUF4345 domain-containing protein: MERERKLLQQSVAVVATIPVAAGLYGVLFGQALTGDAVSISAESHFRFLSGLLLGIGLCFWSTLPSIEIRTGRFRLLTLLVVIGGLGRLIGLGLTGLPSLFMVGGLIVELVVAPVLCLWQTRVANLYAEEYGVA, translated from the coding sequence ATGGAACGCGAGCGGAAACTGTTGCAGCAGAGCGTGGCCGTCGTCGCCACCATCCCCGTCGCCGCGGGGCTTTACGGAGTTCTGTTCGGGCAGGCGCTCACGGGCGACGCGGTGAGCATCTCGGCTGAGAGTCACTTCAGGTTCCTGTCGGGCCTGCTCCTCGGCATCGGCCTCTGTTTCTGGAGCACCCTGCCCTCCATCGAGATCAGGACGGGCCGCTTCCGGCTCCTGACCCTGCTCGTGGTCATCGGAGGCCTTGGCCGCCTGATCGGCCTTGGACTGACCGGCCTTCCGTCTCTGTTCATGGTCGGAGGATTGATCGTCGAACTCGTCGTCGCCCCGGTCCTGTGCCTGTGGCAGACCCGGGTCGCCAATCTCTATGCGGAGGAATACGGCGTCGCCTAA
- a CDS encoding amino acid ABC transporter permease (The N-terminal region of this protein, as described by TIGR01726, is a three transmembrane segment that identifies a subfamily of ABC transporter permease subunits, which specificities that include histidine, arginine, glutamine, glutamate, L-cystine (sic), the opines (in Agrobacterium) octopine and nopaline, etc.): MSTALDMPRFVRAKQVEALPPPNLARGPIAWVRENLFSGPFNTVLTLVVFYLLYVSVPPLVRFLFIDAVWTGSDRAACRADSGGSEAGACWAFIWDKINYFIYGSYTISERWRVDVFFALLAIGVAWLLWLRAPRRDLGAVYFFWIFPVVSYILLTGGNADFGVRFWIGFAIFGALLIALFAFVATLLKTSLRPALIMGGGIVAVIGITLALVDIDFGLAPVPTSLWGGILVTLLVATVGIVVSLPFGIVLALGRRSKLPIIRMASVIFIEFVRGVPLITVLIMANTMLPLFLPGDITVDRLLRPLIGTALFASAYMAEVVRGGLQAMPKGQYEGAMSLGLNYPQMMSLIILPQALRIVIPGIVNTFIGLFKDTSLVAIVGIFDLVKTIEASRIDPNWAAPTIGITGYAFAALFYFIFCFGMSRYSLGVERRLAAGQKR; encoded by the coding sequence ATGCCCCGTTTCGTCCGCGCCAAACAGGTTGAGGCACTGCCTCCGCCCAATCTGGCCCGCGGTCCGATCGCCTGGGTTCGGGAAAACCTGTTTTCCGGCCCCTTCAACACCGTGCTGACGCTGGTGGTGTTCTACCTCCTCTACGTCAGCGTCCCGCCCTTGGTGCGCTTCCTCTTCATCGACGCTGTCTGGACCGGGTCCGACCGGGCGGCCTGCCGGGCCGATTCGGGGGGCAGCGAGGCTGGAGCCTGCTGGGCTTTCATCTGGGACAAGATCAATTACTTCATCTACGGATCCTACACGATCTCCGAGCGCTGGCGGGTCGACGTCTTCTTCGCCCTCCTGGCCATCGGCGTCGCTTGGCTGCTGTGGCTCAGGGCGCCGCGCCGGGATCTCGGAGCCGTCTACTTCTTCTGGATCTTCCCGGTCGTCTCCTACATCCTCCTGACCGGCGGCAATGCGGATTTCGGCGTTCGCTTCTGGATCGGCTTCGCGATCTTCGGAGCGCTGCTGATCGCCCTGTTCGCCTTCGTCGCCACCCTGCTCAAGACATCCCTGCGTCCAGCGCTCATCATGGGCGGCGGCATCGTCGCGGTGATCGGGATCACCCTGGCCCTCGTCGACATCGATTTCGGTCTCGCGCCCGTGCCCACGTCCTTGTGGGGCGGCATTCTCGTGACCCTCCTCGTGGCGACCGTGGGCATCGTGGTGTCGCTGCCCTTCGGCATCGTTCTGGCCCTGGGCCGGCGGTCCAAGCTCCCCATCATCCGGATGGCCTCGGTGATCTTCATCGAGTTCGTGCGCGGCGTCCCCCTGATCACGGTGCTGATCATGGCCAACACCATGCTGCCGCTCTTCCTTCCCGGCGACATCACGGTCGACCGGCTGCTGCGGCCCCTGATCGGAACGGCGCTCTTCGCCTCGGCCTATATGGCCGAGGTGGTGCGCGGCGGACTCCAGGCCATGCCGAAGGGGCAGTATGAAGGAGCGATGTCCCTGGGGTTGAACTATCCGCAGATGATGAGCCTCATCATCCTGCCGCAGGCCCTGCGGATCGTCATTCCGGGCATCGTGAACACCTTCATCGGGCTGTTCAAGGACACGTCGCTCGTCGCCATCGTCGGCATTTTCGACCTGGTGAAGACCATCGAGGCCTCCCGGATCGATCCGAACTGGGCAGCTCCCACCATCGGCATCACGGGCTATGCCTTTGCCGCCTTGTTCTACTTCATCTTCTGCTTTGGAATGTCGCGGTACTCGCTCGGAGTCGAGCGGCGTCTTGCGGCTGGTCAGAAACGGTAA